A genomic window from Periweissella cryptocerci includes:
- a CDS encoding MarR family winged helix-turn-helix transcriptional regulator, with product MTENNATLISSLIREINIKEQSVLSAKLTDFGVTPHQAILLSLIANKPGLIQKDIVDIMQRKAATVSAFLKKLETDGLLTRKIPANNTRNKELFITDKGQVVVDAFNAAREDVYAQLVAPLTATQQNDLIELLRAIK from the coding sequence ATGACAGAAAATAATGCTACACTTATCAGTTCACTAATCCGTGAAATTAATATAAAAGAACAAAGTGTCCTGAGCGCAAAATTAACCGATTTCGGTGTCACACCCCACCAAGCAATTCTCTTATCGCTAATTGCCAATAAACCCGGCTTAATCCAAAAAGACATCGTCGACATTATGCAGCGCAAAGCCGCAACGGTCTCCGCTTTCTTGAAAAAACTCGAAACTGATGGTTTGCTCACCCGAAAAATTCCAGCAAATAACACCCGCAACAAAGAGCTTTTCATCACTGATAAAGGTCAGGTTGTTGTCGATGCCTTCAATGCTGCCCGTGAAGATGTCTATGCCCAGTTAGTCGCCCCATTGACCGCCACTCAACAAAACGACCTGATTGAACTTTTACGCGCGATTAAATAA
- a CDS encoding DHA2 family efflux MFS transporter permease subunit — MNLKTRVSIVALALGTFLVMLDTTIMNIALPAIKAGLHVSLPDLSWALNIYTITFAVLMIPLGRLADISGRNKLYLLGLILFGTGSLASGLALNVPILIAARGLQAIGGAIVFPASMTIALGLVDMQSRSKILLSLGITQGLAAALGPTIGGIITTYLSWRWVFFVNVPIVLASVILIAINLPLKNESHVNGKIDWLGSLFLMITLFSLTLGLIQGNDWGWSSVRIIALFVTTVIALLTFIIYERHAASPMINFELFKNRNFNGAALTMTLVQLFLVAVMVLLPTYLTSVQGTTEFKAALLITPVSLLIFIMAPLSALLMEKIGVRVLFLIGFISLAVGYFLLWHLDVTNGYTQLIIADVVIGFGYGAIAGPITVIAASDFTGELLTASQSVIGVLRQIGSVLAVAIFVSTLTTNLTHETTKSEHYADTQISKLAIPTAAKTTMTKAVHQQLAAGKANSNNKPAISKKDEAQLVATNYQQVLKQQHLPANAPITVTAAIHAQVTKQVHATVTKINLAVAHTATSIGNHAKNNAQTAFLSLYGMALPVVIASILATFIFKGKKRNDKVSTLA; from the coding sequence ATGAATTTGAAAACTCGTGTTTCGATCGTGGCATTAGCATTGGGAACCTTCCTAGTAATGCTTGATACCACAATTATGAACATTGCTCTACCTGCCATTAAGGCTGGCTTACACGTTTCTTTGCCTGATTTATCGTGGGCATTGAACATTTATACAATTACCTTTGCCGTCTTGATGATTCCGCTCGGACGACTAGCGGATATTTCCGGTCGCAACAAACTTTATCTTTTAGGTTTAATCCTATTTGGCACCGGCTCACTCGCCAGTGGGTTAGCCCTGAATGTACCAATTTTAATTGCTGCCCGTGGATTACAAGCAATTGGTGGTGCGATTGTCTTTCCGGCATCAATGACGATTGCCTTAGGTTTAGTTGACATGCAATCACGCAGCAAAATCTTGCTGTCACTTGGTATCACTCAAGGTTTAGCCGCAGCCCTCGGGCCTACAATAGGTGGGATTATTACCACCTATCTTTCATGGCGGTGGGTATTCTTCGTCAATGTCCCAATTGTCTTGGCGTCAGTCATCCTAATTGCCATTAACCTCCCCTTGAAAAACGAAAGCCACGTTAACGGCAAAATTGACTGGCTCGGTTCCCTCTTTTTAATGATTACGCTTTTCAGTTTGACGCTTGGTTTAATCCAGGGAAATGATTGGGGTTGGAGCTCAGTTCGCATCATTGCATTGTTTGTCACTACTGTCATTGCCCTGCTTACCTTTATTATTTATGAGCGCCACGCCGCTTCACCAATGATTAACTTTGAACTATTTAAAAATCGGAACTTCAATGGTGCCGCGCTGACCATGACCTTGGTACAATTATTTTTAGTCGCTGTTATGGTATTATTGCCAACATATTTAACCAGCGTACAAGGTACAACTGAGTTCAAAGCCGCTTTACTAATAACGCCCGTTTCGCTACTCATCTTCATCATGGCACCGCTTAGCGCATTATTGATGGAAAAAATCGGTGTGCGGGTGCTCTTCTTAATTGGTTTTATTAGTTTGGCAGTCGGTTATTTCTTGCTCTGGCACTTAGATGTGACAAATGGATACACCCAATTAATTATTGCTGATGTTGTTATTGGCTTTGGGTATGGTGCCATTGCTGGTCCAATTACCGTGATTGCTGCATCGGATTTCACTGGCGAACTTTTGACGGCATCTCAAAGCGTTATTGGGGTTCTCCGCCAAATTGGTTCCGTTTTGGCAGTCGCCATTTTTGTCTCAACCTTGACGACCAATTTAACTCACGAAACGACCAAATCAGAACATTACGCTGACACGCAAATCAGTAAGTTGGCTATCCCAACTGCTGCGAAAACGACGATGACAAAGGCCGTTCACCAACAACTTGCAGCTGGTAAAGCCAATTCGAATAACAAGCCAGCAATTTCCAAAAAAGATGAAGCACAACTCGTTGCAACGAACTATCAACAAGTCCTGAAGCAACAACATTTACCAGCAAATGCCCCAATTACGGTTACGGCAGCCATTCACGCCCAAGTTACCAAACAAGTGCACGCAACCGTCACCAAAATTAATCTTGCCGTCGCTCACACAGCTACCAGCATTGGTAACCACGCTAAAAACAACGCGCAAACCGCCTTCTTGAGTTTGTACGGCATGGCACTACCCGTAGTTATTGCTTCAATCTTAGCCACCTTCATTTTCAAAGGAAAAAAGCGCAACGATAAAGTGAGCACGCTTGCGTAA
- a CDS encoding quinone oxidoreductase family protein, giving the protein MKAAVIKNLGDTPKYENFPTPSVNAGEVAVKVKAVVLDYALKGITSGIHFASKQFYPKLPAVVGYTGIGELADGTLVNIRGIKPPFGSLAETVVIPQNFATPIPKGVSAEQAAAIPSAALSSLVPLQNAAKLQAGETVLINGATSVSGMLAVQIAKNLGAGRVVATGRNAASGEKLLTLGADAFINLDQPDENVVADLKNEAGDGYDVILDYLWGHPAELIVSTFTPAGMGVPSKRTRFVLIGGLAGKTAAITGQSLLTSGLEIYGMGAQATPEARIEGTKLIWGMLQQGKLSMEIETHALADIETAWNTEQHGKRIVIVP; this is encoded by the coding sequence ATGAAAGCAGCAGTTATTAAAAATTTAGGTGATACGCCAAAGTACGAAAATTTTCCCACACCGAGCGTAAATGCGGGCGAAGTTGCCGTTAAGGTAAAGGCAGTCGTTTTGGATTACGCGCTCAAAGGAATTACATCTGGAATTCACTTTGCTAGTAAACAATTCTATCCTAAGTTGCCAGCAGTTGTTGGGTACACAGGAATTGGCGAGCTTGCAGATGGAACGCTTGTGAATATCCGCGGCATAAAGCCACCATTTGGCTCATTGGCGGAAACGGTGGTGATACCACAAAATTTCGCCACGCCTATTCCTAAGGGCGTGAGCGCAGAACAAGCTGCCGCGATTCCATCGGCAGCGTTAAGCTCACTTGTGCCATTACAAAATGCTGCCAAACTCCAAGCCGGTGAAACCGTGTTGATCAATGGTGCCACGAGTGTTTCTGGGATGTTGGCTGTTCAAATTGCCAAGAATCTTGGTGCCGGCCGGGTTGTCGCAACTGGTCGGAATGCCGCATCGGGCGAAAAATTACTGACACTGGGAGCTGATGCGTTTATTAATCTTGATCAGCCAGATGAGAACGTTGTTGCGGATTTAAAGAATGAAGCTGGTGATGGCTACGATGTAATTCTCGATTATCTCTGGGGACACCCAGCTGAACTGATTGTTAGCACCTTTACACCCGCTGGCATGGGCGTTCCAAGTAAGCGAACTCGTTTCGTGTTGATTGGCGGCTTAGCTGGAAAGACTGCCGCAATCACGGGTCAAAGCTTGCTAACTTCTGGTCTTGAAATTTACGGAATGGGCGCACAAGCAACGCCCGAAGCCCGGATTGAAGGGACTAAGTTAATCTGGGGAATGCTACAACAAGGCAAATTAAGCATGGAAATTGAAACGCATGCGCTGGCTGATATTGAAACAGCATGGAATACAGAACAACATGGCAAGCGAATTGTGATTGTTCCTTAA
- a CDS encoding GDSL-type esterase/lipase family protein — protein sequence MTEETTKLTMNPKIVEFQAGLRAKYAEANKTAKKGQIDFVGSSLMEIFPIEKMQQEQDLGLDKAIYNRGVRATTTADLLAHMDTLIFDLAPSKIFINIGSNDIGFKVPEVTFLANYAEIMRQIKAKLPETKVYVMAYYPTNQVDFGQDADDIKLNQRRGNDRMAEYNAKVEQLAADNGLTFINVNAGLTDDNGNLRKELTVDGAHMLPAGFEIVLANLQPYLA from the coding sequence ATGACAGAAGAAACAACTAAACTTACAATGAATCCTAAAATCGTCGAATTTCAAGCCGGCTTACGTGCGAAGTATGCTGAAGCCAATAAAACTGCTAAAAAAGGCCAAATTGATTTCGTCGGTTCATCGCTGATGGAAATTTTCCCTATCGAAAAGATGCAGCAAGAACAAGATTTGGGGTTAGATAAAGCCATTTATAACCGTGGCGTGCGGGCAACAACGACCGCGGATTTGCTGGCACACATGGACACATTAATTTTTGATTTAGCCCCCAGTAAAATTTTTATCAATATCGGATCAAATGATATTGGTTTTAAGGTACCAGAAGTAACATTTTTAGCTAACTATGCTGAAATTATGCGACAAATTAAAGCTAAACTCCCGGAAACAAAAGTTTATGTGATGGCTTACTATCCAACGAATCAGGTTGATTTTGGACAGGATGCTGATGATATAAAACTTAATCAACGCCGTGGCAATGATCGCATGGCTGAATACAATGCTAAAGTTGAACAGCTGGCGGCGGATAACGGTTTGACGTTTATTAATGTGAATGCTGGGTTAACTGATGATAATGGCAATTTGCGTAAAGAATTGACGGTTGATGGTGCCCACATGTTACCGGCCGGTTTTGAAATTGTGCTAGCAAATTTGCAACCATACTTAGCTTAA
- a CDS encoding SDR family NAD(P)-dependent oxidoreductase has product MTLPKIVAITGASNGMGKAALELFAAQGWIVYGGARHVENIPTGTNVHALKLDVTDSTSNQHFIQTILTEQNRIDVLINNAGYGENGPIEDVSLANARKQFETNFFGAAELTQLVLPTMRAQKSGRIVNISSIGGDAYSPLGAYYHASKAALQQWSDTLDIEVQPFGIRSIIVQPGGTQSAWGATAMENVRKNLQPNSPYVDFVDLMGKSLDSDAQGMSATVEDLAKVFYAAATDSKPKRRYFNSLSDRLIVYVARAHPKLFRKSVLKTLKRWGKDVK; this is encoded by the coding sequence ATGACACTACCAAAAATCGTCGCTATTACCGGCGCATCTAACGGAATGGGCAAAGCCGCCTTAGAATTATTCGCTGCCCAAGGCTGGATTGTCTATGGCGGTGCTCGCCACGTTGAAAATATTCCCACTGGCACTAATGTCCACGCACTCAAGTTAGACGTCACTGATTCAACTTCTAACCAACACTTCATTCAGACCATCTTAACTGAACAAAATCGCATCGACGTCCTAATTAATAATGCCGGTTACGGTGAAAATGGTCCGATTGAAGATGTTTCGCTCGCCAATGCCCGCAAACAGTTTGAAACTAACTTCTTTGGCGCGGCGGAATTAACCCAGTTAGTTTTACCAACGATGCGTGCCCAAAAATCTGGTCGAATTGTTAATATTTCATCAATCGGTGGTGATGCTTATTCCCCACTTGGTGCCTACTACCACGCTTCAAAAGCCGCATTACAACAATGGAGCGACACCTTAGATATCGAAGTACAACCATTTGGCATCCGCTCAATCATTGTCCAACCGGGTGGTACCCAATCTGCTTGGGGTGCAACAGCCATGGAAAATGTGCGCAAGAATTTGCAGCCAAATTCACCCTACGTTGATTTTGTCGATTTAATGGGAAAATCTCTCGATTCCGATGCCCAGGGTATGAGCGCAACCGTCGAAGATTTAGCAAAAGTCTTCTATGCCGCCGCAACTGATAGTAAACCAAAGCGCCGGTATTTCAACTCACTCAGCGATCGCCTTATCGTTTACGTTGCCCGCGCGCACCCAAAACTTTTCCGCAAATCAGTTCTTAAGACTTTAAAGCGGTGGGGCAAAGACGTGAAGTAA
- a CDS encoding PadR family transcriptional regulator, translating to MKGNDIVLGIIKERPRTGYEIMEQFKTVFSMFFDGSYGTVYPTLKRLEGLGYIEKETIAQSGKPDKNVFHITTDGEAAFQTYLVSAMTPDTLKSDFMTRLYFGEYYDEAVVIKQITEQISNLHSYLDNMDDVFSTWSYQMSESQVLAYNIGRKQKELEIKLLEEYLNK from the coding sequence ATGAAAGGTAATGATATTGTTTTAGGAATTATTAAGGAACGGCCGCGAACTGGTTACGAAATTATGGAACAATTCAAAACCGTATTTTCGATGTTTTTTGACGGATCATACGGCACTGTTTATCCAACATTAAAGCGCCTTGAAGGCTTGGGCTACATTGAAAAAGAAACCATTGCCCAATCTGGTAAACCCGATAAAAACGTCTTCCACATTACTACAGACGGTGAAGCTGCTTTTCAAACTTACCTTGTCTCAGCAATGACCCCAGATACTTTGAAATCAGATTTCATGACGCGCTTGTATTTTGGCGAATACTACGATGAAGCGGTTGTAATTAAACAAATTACCGAGCAAATCAGCAATTTGCATTCATACCTCGACAACATGGATGATGTTTTTTCGACCTGGAGCTACCAAATGTCTGAATCCCAAGTCCTGGCATACAATATCGGTCGCAAACAAAAAGAACTCGAAATCAAGTTACTTGAAGAATATCTAAACAAATAA
- a CDS encoding TetR/AcrR family transcriptional regulator produces MTTSREKLKRAAVELITSQGYQHTTVQQIADRAGVTERTFFRQFADKSEVFFGRTDEYVTTHQQGLTQSTATTVMGKAIDAYSFIAQTMFQDLHAGAKKRNEIIQSEPDLQERELLKDEFVTNQLAQTLAQEFEPVAATLAAKSAGVIFQVAFKQWLNSDGTQSLATVFAIIVTAWKQLR; encoded by the coding sequence ATGACTACAAGTAGAGAAAAATTAAAACGTGCCGCCGTCGAATTAATAACGAGCCAAGGCTATCAGCATACAACCGTCCAACAAATTGCCGACCGCGCTGGCGTCACTGAACGTACCTTCTTCCGCCAATTTGCAGATAAAAGTGAAGTCTTTTTCGGGCGTACAGATGAATATGTCACTACTCATCAGCAAGGTCTTACACAAAGTACCGCCACTACCGTAATGGGAAAGGCTATCGATGCTTACTCATTTATCGCCCAGACAATGTTTCAAGATTTACACGCCGGTGCCAAGAAACGTAACGAAATTATTCAATCGGAACCTGATTTACAAGAACGCGAACTCCTTAAAGACGAATTCGTGACTAATCAATTGGCCCAAACTTTGGCGCAAGAATTCGAGCCCGTTGCAGCGACTTTAGCGGCGAAAAGCGCTGGGGTCATTTTCCAAGTTGCTTTTAAACAATGGCTCAATAGTGATGGAACACAATCGTTGGCAACCGTTTTCGCAATTATCGTGACTGCTTGGAAGCAATTACGCTAG
- a CDS encoding replication initiation protein: protein MKVTRLSDNQQSLFEVVEVQTAEVQLARQTTKSNAMIQTSKHDLSDKQIKIVDYLISKINRDDEGFDTVWTNINELNRVLKFGQGTANINSTKEAIKSLFGMTVTFVEDEGERTVSWLDEMFVYTTKVDDVAGKHKKNDVRLRLKPDLAPYVLNQRSHFTSYRLGEEVDIRGRYALLLFQLGKSAINAAGQNDGTGAVIFTVAEIMNYFLKKGTTYAWSNFNQRVLKTAVREVEHKTDMRIEIQTILNGREVVEVAIGFRTNSADAPVITAIEYDGMDNPEDQLRQLISVYPRVDANSEKNALIELVGLVNQGVKYEDILQGATNYAVVVKAPDFKSQFTHGLVRFLAEREFMAYLVTKPHRTRETAPKYPKSATSATADMKEKKQAVADRLHALRGHKESD, encoded by the coding sequence ATGAAGGTTACGAGATTAAGTGATAATCAGCAGAGTTTGTTTGAAGTTGTGGAAGTCCAGACGGCGGAAGTCCAATTAGCACGGCAAACGACCAAGTCAAACGCGATGATTCAGACATCAAAGCATGACTTGAGCGATAAACAAATCAAGATCGTGGACTACCTGATTTCCAAAATCAATCGGGATGATGAAGGTTTTGACACTGTCTGGACTAATATTAACGAACTGAATCGGGTGTTAAAATTTGGGCAAGGTACAGCGAATATTAATTCCACGAAAGAGGCAATCAAGTCGCTATTTGGCATGACCGTGACGTTTGTTGAAGATGAGGGTGAGCGAACGGTTTCGTGGCTTGATGAGATGTTTGTGTACACTACTAAAGTTGATGATGTTGCTGGTAAACACAAAAAGAACGATGTCCGGTTACGCTTAAAGCCTGATTTGGCGCCATATGTCTTAAATCAACGATCACATTTTACAAGCTATCGCCTTGGTGAAGAAGTTGATATTCGTGGTCGCTACGCTTTGCTCTTGTTTCAGTTAGGGAAATCAGCAATAAACGCAGCGGGGCAAAATGATGGTACGGGGGCAGTTATTTTTACAGTTGCGGAAATCATGAACTACTTTCTGAAAAAAGGAACAACGTATGCGTGGTCGAATTTTAACCAACGAGTTTTAAAAACTGCAGTTCGCGAAGTTGAACACAAAACGGATATGCGAATCGAGATTCAGACAATATTGAATGGTCGTGAAGTTGTTGAAGTTGCAATTGGTTTTCGGACTAATTCAGCAGACGCACCAGTGATTACGGCGATTGAATATGATGGAATGGATAATCCTGAAGATCAGCTACGCCAGTTAATATCTGTTTACCCTCGGGTTGATGCTAACTCAGAAAAAAACGCGCTAATCGAATTAGTCGGATTAGTAAATCAAGGTGTTAAGTACGAGGATATTTTGCAGGGAGCTACCAATTATGCGGTGGTGGTTAAAGCACCAGATTTTAAGTCGCAATTCACCCATGGGTTAGTTCGTTTCTTGGCTGAGCGAGAATTTATGGCGTATCTGGTTACGAAGCCACACCGTACGCGTGAAACCGCACCAAAATATCCAAAATCAGCAACTTCTGCAACAGCAGACATGAAAGAAAAGAAACAAGCAGTGGCTGATCGTTTGCATGCTTTGCGAGGACATAAAGAATCAGACTAA
- a CDS encoding DUF6933 domain-containing protein encodes MIINPTKKALPIFNKLVKVEDGNEAKVVATANPFFSWHANYYNVNRKKVLILVNDATYATVVLYDINANNKGNLVTYIEEGIKRAFKIAGISDTDIKKYFAVAGGLEVNAGFNRQVTGIITNMILISEEGWLINPQELLQVNLMDRLMQIPYKQKNYIYAKEAVKEAFKAELKIVVPDTTELEKNAYKLNKTWRDYHQWDKYEDDQSLLEDYEMRYEKVADEVKANNKILLAEFKRYLTESEGLSKKVVNKHADNVLLYVDEFSLYYTIKTPLKVADDVMEFLMDWYPRKIAYGPAEVKSAGTSMKKFLKFMEMAGEISKSDVEDGKEMISNGVELGVEHMQVIDNMTDFW; translated from the coding sequence ATGATTATTAATCCAACTAAGAAGGCATTACCAATTTTCAATAAATTAGTTAAAGTGGAAGATGGCAACGAAGCGAAAGTAGTTGCGACCGCCAATCCTTTCTTTTCATGGCATGCAAACTATTACAATGTGAACCGTAAGAAGGTTTTAATTTTAGTGAATGATGCAACGTATGCGACCGTTGTTTTATATGATATCAATGCTAATAATAAAGGTAATTTAGTAACCTACATTGAAGAAGGTATTAAGCGCGCATTCAAAATTGCGGGTATTAGTGATACTGATATTAAAAAATATTTTGCCGTTGCGGGTGGGCTGGAAGTTAATGCGGGTTTTAATCGGCAAGTAACAGGCATTATTACTAATATGATTTTGATTTCAGAAGAAGGGTGGTTAATTAATCCACAAGAACTGCTGCAAGTGAACCTGATGGACCGCTTGATGCAGATTCCGTATAAGCAAAAAAATTATATTTATGCGAAAGAAGCGGTTAAAGAAGCCTTTAAAGCGGAACTTAAAATCGTGGTGCCAGATACTACGGAACTTGAGAAAAATGCGTATAAGTTGAATAAAACTTGGCGTGACTACCATCAGTGGGATAAATATGAAGATGATCAGTCGTTGCTCGAAGATTATGAGATGCGGTATGAAAAGGTCGCAGACGAAGTAAAGGCCAATAACAAAATCTTGTTGGCTGAATTTAAACGCTACTTAACTGAATCAGAGGGACTTAGTAAGAAGGTAGTCAATAAACATGCGGATAATGTGTTGTTGTATGTTGATGAATTTTCACTTTACTACACAATTAAAACGCCGTTAAAAGTAGCTGATGATGTTATGGAATTTTTGATGGATTGGTATCCTCGTAAGATTGCGTATGGTCCAGCGGAAGTCAAAAGTGCTGGCACATCGATGAAAAAGTTTTTGAAATTTATGGAAATGGCTGGTGAAATTTCCAAGAGCGATGTTGAAGACGGCAAGGAAATGATCAGTAATGGTGTTGAATTAGGCGTTGAACATATGCAAGTCATCGATAATATGACGGATTTTTGGTGA
- a CDS encoding UPF0158 family protein yields the protein MKNVKLEDVVEHMDLADDEHSAWFNPATGEISFEYDELALPEDEEPWVELPGGDDIDEYGIMQDFIDTLPFSQIAYAQELDDAIQGKGAFRKFKDKVIKLKLDQDWYTFKDAAFTEIAKEWATEYKVPYTE from the coding sequence ATGAAAAACGTTAAATTGGAAGATGTTGTTGAACACATGGACCTTGCCGATGATGAACATAGTGCTTGGTTTAATCCAGCGACAGGTGAGATTAGTTTTGAATATGATGAATTAGCACTACCTGAGGATGAGGAACCCTGGGTTGAGTTGCCTGGTGGGGACGATATTGATGAATATGGCATTATGCAAGATTTTATCGATACTTTACCATTCTCACAAATCGCGTATGCTCAAGAATTAGATGATGCAATTCAAGGCAAAGGCGCATTCCGGAAGTTTAAGGATAAAGTAATCAAACTGAAGCTTGATCAAGATTGGTATACGTTTAAAGATGCGGCCTTTACTGAGATTGCCAAGGAATGGGCTACTGAGTACAAAGTGCCATACACTGAATAA
- the ribB gene encoding 3,4-dihydroxy-2-butanone-4-phosphate synthase, translating into MFNTIDEALATLRNGGYIVLADNENLENEGDLVALADRITPDTVNDMLGTARGLMCVAVSSPIATQLELHPMLEHSTDPNGTPFTFTIDGTLAATGVTTGVSAFDRAASLNKIAKPTARRSDFNAPGHIQPLIAQPGLLAERQGHTEGSVELARLAGGSQAAVIIEVLQADGHMMRRDGLRELADKKSVPFVTIEQIIAYVNEVETATAHV; encoded by the coding sequence ATGTTTAATACTATCGATGAAGCATTAGCAACACTCCGCAATGGCGGTTACATCGTTTTGGCTGACAATGAAAACCTTGAAAATGAAGGTGATCTTGTGGCGTTGGCTGATCGTATCACTCCTGATACAGTTAATGACATGTTAGGAACAGCCCGCGGTTTGATGTGTGTCGCTGTATCCAGTCCCATTGCTACTCAGCTTGAATTACACCCCATGCTTGAACATTCAACTGATCCAAATGGTACGCCTTTTACTTTTACAATTGACGGTACATTAGCCGCAACTGGTGTTACGACCGGTGTTAGTGCATTTGACCGGGCAGCTTCATTGAACAAAATTGCCAAGCCAACCGCCAGGCGCAGCGACTTCAACGCTCCGGGGCACATCCAACCATTGATTGCCCAACCTGGATTGCTTGCTGAACGCCAAGGCCACACTGAAGGTTCCGTTGAACTTGCCCGTTTGGCCGGTGGAAGTCAAGCCGCGGTGATCATCGAAGTTTTACAAGCAGACGGTCACATGATGCGTCGCGATGGCTTGCGCGAATTAGCTGATAAAAAATCCGTTCCGTTTGTGACAATTGAACAAATCATTGCATACGTTAATGAAGTTGAAACTGCTACTGCACATGTTTAA